From Salmo salar chromosome ssa04, Ssal_v3.1, whole genome shotgun sequence, one genomic window encodes:
- the LOC106603067 gene encoding MAP7 domain-containing protein 2 isoform X1, which translates to MAETAVNAASSGALTGLTQPSVAEKRSQSNGHGSPARVALYPGSLAAKHNEVLSPPSVTEKRPQFNGLPSTLLLPGNNTNNHAGKQYVEGYLRTDDRMRLAKERREERDKGLAVREQAIREKERRAQLQYERTVEERWRKLEEQRQREELRRAAVEEKRRQRLEEEKERLEALMKRSLERSLQLEQRPKRWTWGGPGGAQGDCENAPLLASTFPHELAAPLPAASESAQRCHLNSVENLMVHRLLTHTHSSMARCQSAADLHLPCHRCTAPCSPHRSPYRGSPSRVDRRRLQGSPEESPGGSRSTPQTPKKERLRRERRTGSPATGSSVRRAESPAMFTRRSASPATPKLVPKSRTQSPCTVRQYHPSPIRHRPTTPVTDGNKEDRYVEEAKSHNNINDRNVSKPETPVKSMSDIQSPEKSSQADTPEKKMAKTETPEKRFPKSETPEKRFPKTETPGKNLKGEISERKDSMTDTSDKKASKIDTPDKKMPKSTSSELNADKSTEPSPVITTGKGVAGTTNAEEASRLLAERRRLARVQKELEEKQRCEQEEKERLKAEQLRRRKAEERARQEEEKSRQEDLRRRRAEEEKRQREVREKELQVQMDREKEEGEFQAQKDTERQRQEREILKLQEEEERQLRKKRIEEIMKRTRKSDENQEEMKQEEGQVETQPVSPPGEMQMNSKMNIGANAQVNVHENPNVESQVNGQVAACVNKQDTALVRGQATDQVTPLKNVLEKGQDAQQVNGQGAAQALKQESVLVKGKVTSHMTKQENAKTTDQMNQLDNTKRPDVPQVNVQVKKQEGTQVSSQATAQLKTEESTQVNVTLNTQTIGQGVQPNKLSLALLPVGQPSPPLINLELLDVKSSGAYDEVQSMEVSPVSKEELISIPEFSPVNEVQENTTSNARALEDLLDLTGHVAYPKLPPMDSLGDCNKNLIDGLCSPGADSKLILHPHTSTTSSRQNPGLASHDGRSRGK; encoded by the exons ACGTGGAAGGGTATCTGAGGACAGATGACAGGATGCGTTTAGCCAaagagagacgtgaggagagagataaaggtcTAG CGGTGCGAGAGCAGGCGATCAGGGAGAAAGAGCGGCGGGCTCAGCTGCAGTATGAGCGTACCGTGGAGGAGCGCTGGAGGAAGCTggaggagcagagacagagagaggagctccgCAGAGCTGCTGTGGAGGAAAAGAGGAGGCAGaggctggaggaggagaag GAGCGGCTGGAGGCTCTGATGAAACGCTCCCTGGAACGCAGCCTGCAGCTGGAGCAGAGGCCCAAACGCTGGACGTGGGGCGGACCTGGAGGCGCACAGG GTGACTGTGAGAATGCCCCTCTCCTTGCCTCCACCTTTCCCCATGAACTCGCCGCCCCCCTTCCTGCTGCCAGCGAATCCG CCCAGCGCTGTCACCTGAACTCTGTGGAGAACCTGATGGTCCACCGCCTCCTTACCCACACTCACTCCTCTATGGCCAGGTGCCAGAGTGCAGCAGATCTCCATCTGCCCTGCCACCGATGCACAG CTCCCTGCAGCCCCCACAGGTCACCCTATCGGGGCTCGCCAAGCCGGGTTGATCGACGGAGGctccagggctctccagaggagtCACCAGGAGGATCTCGCTCAACCCCTCAAACCCCCAAG AAAGAAAGGttacgcagagagagaaggactggCTCCCCAGCGACAGGCTCCTCCGTGAGAAGAGCAGAATCCCCAGCCATGTTCACCAGACGCTCAGCCTCCCCCGCCACCCCCAA GTTGGTGCCTAAGAGCCGTACTCAGTCTCCCTGCACTGTGCGCCAATACCACCCCTCTCCCATCAGGCACAGACCCACCACCCCGGTTACCGACGGCAACAAGGAGGATAGATATGTTGAAGAAGCCAAAAGTCACAACAACATCAATGACAGAAATGTCTCCAAGCCAGAAACCCCTGTGAAAAGTATGTCTGATATCCAGAGCCCTGAGAAGTCTTCTCAAGCAGACACCCCTGAAAAAAAAATGGCCAAAACTGAGACCCCAGAAAAGAGATTTCCCAAAAGTGAGACCCCGGAAAAGAGATTCCCCAAAACTGAGACCCCCGGTAAGAACTTAAAAGGTGAGATTTCTGAAAGAAAGGACTCTATGACTGACACTTCTGATAAGAAAGCCTCCAAAATAGACACCCCAGATAAGAAGATGCCAAAGTCCACCAGCAGTGAACTGAATGCAGATAAGAGCACAG AGCCATCGCCAGTGATAACAACGGGGAAAGGAGTTGCCGGGACGACAAACGCAGAGGAAGCATCCAGACTGCTAGCGGAGCGTAGGCGTCTGGCCAGGGTGCAGAAGGAGTTGGAGGAGAAACAACGTTGTGAGCAGGAGGAGAAGGAACG TCTGAAGGCGGAGCAGCTGAGGAGGAGAAAGGCAGAGGAGCGGGCAcggcaggaggaggagaagagcagACAGGAGGACCTCCGCAGGAGGAGAGCGGAAGAGGAGAAACGGCAGAGGGAGGTCCGGGAGAAGGAGCTACAGGTCCAGATGGacagagag AAGGAAGAGGGCGAGTTTCAGGCTCAGAAGGATACGGAGCGTCAgcgtcaggagagagagatactgaagctacaagaggaggaggagagacagctgAGGAAGAAG AGAATTGAGGAGATAATGAAGAGAACCAGGAAGAGTGATGAGAACCAGGAAGAGATGAAG CAGGAGGAGGGGCAGGTGGAGACTCAGCCTGTCTCACCACCAG GGGAAATGCAGATGAACTCAAAGATGAACATTGGAGCTAATGCTCAGGTGAATGTGCACGAAAACCCAAATGTTGAGTCTCAGGTTAATGGGCAGGTCGCTGCCTGTGTCAACAAGCAGGACACTGCCCTGGTGAGGGGGCAAGCCACTGATCAGGTGACCCCACTGAAGAATGTTTTGGAAAAGGGACAGGACGCTCAACAAGTAAATGGACAGGGTGCAGCCCAGGCTCTCAAGCAAGAGAGTGTCTTAGTGAAGGGAAAGGTCACTTCCCACATGACCAAGCAGGAGAATGCAAAGACCACTGACCAAATGAATCAGCTGGATAATACAAAGAGACCGGATGTTCCCCAAGTGAATGTACAGGTGAAGAAACAGGAGGGTACCCAGGTGAGCAGCCAAGCCACTGCTCAGCTCAAAACCGAGGAGAGTACTCAAGTAAATGTGACGTTGAACACACAGACTATCGGACAAGGGGTGCAGCCCAACAAACTGTCCCTGGCACTCCTACCAGTGGGCCAACCCTCTCCTCCACTCATTAACCTGGAGCTTCTGGATGTGAAGAGCAGTGGGGCGTATGATGAGGTGCAGTCCATGGAGGTCAG cCCAGTTTCCAAGGAGGAACTTATCTCCATCCCAGAGTTCTCCCCAGTCAATGAGGTCCAGGAAAACACCACGAGTAATGCCCGAGCCCTGGAAGATCTGCTGGACCTGACGGGCCATGTGGCCTACCCCAAACTCCCCCCCATGGACAGCCTCGGAGACTGCAACAAGAACCTGATCGACGGGCTCTGCAGTCCCGGCGCCGATTCCAAGCTCATCCTCCACCCTCACACAAGCACAACATCCAGTCGCCAG AACCCTGGACTGGCAAGCCATgatggaaggagcagagggaaatgA